The following proteins come from a genomic window of Chryseobacterium glaciei:
- the murG gene encoding undecaprenyldiphospho-muramoylpentapeptide beta-N-acetylglucosaminyltransferase, translating to MDKKLKILLSGGGTGGHIFPAIAIADEIKKRFPDAEFLFIGANGKMEMEKVPQAGYKIEGIDIAGIDRGNMLSNLGLPFKILKSLSKSKRIIKNFAPDFAVGTGGFASGPALYEASKLGIPIFIQEQNAHAGVTNKILSKKARAVFTAYPKVEGFPSEKIKFLGNPIRENIISGMQGTAQAKEKMGLDKDKLTILSVGGSLGSRTLNNGWKENLESLKEKSYQLIWQTGKLDYSELSSSLQLPASIQLKEFIKDMETAYSAADVIVSRAGAIAISELAVAQKPVLLVPFPFAAEDHQTKNALNLVEKNAAKMVKDSEMQEKFWKTLSEICENEDVRKEMSENLKYFAKPNAAKEIVDEIFKVIK from the coding sequence ATGGACAAAAAGTTAAAAATATTATTATCAGGAGGCGGAACAGGAGGGCACATCTTCCCGGCTATCGCTATTGCAGATGAGATCAAGAAAAGATTTCCTGATGCAGAATTTTTGTTCATTGGAGCCAACGGAAAAATGGAAATGGAAAAAGTTCCTCAAGCTGGTTATAAAATCGAAGGAATTGATATCGCCGGAATCGACAGAGGAAATATGCTATCCAATTTAGGTTTACCTTTCAAAATTTTGAAAAGTTTATCTAAATCTAAAAGAATAATTAAAAACTTCGCTCCGGATTTTGCGGTTGGAACTGGCGGTTTTGCAAGCGGACCCGCTTTGTATGAAGCAAGCAAATTGGGAATTCCAATCTTCATCCAAGAGCAGAACGCACATGCAGGAGTAACGAATAAAATTTTAAGTAAAAAAGCAAGAGCCGTTTTTACAGCCTATCCGAAAGTGGAAGGTTTTCCGAGTGAAAAAATAAAATTCTTAGGAAATCCGATTCGTGAGAATATTATTTCAGGAATGCAGGGAACAGCTCAGGCAAAAGAAAAAATGGGATTAGATAAAGATAAACTGACAATACTTTCTGTTGGCGGTTCTTTAGGCTCAAGAACATTAAATAACGGTTGGAAAGAAAACCTTGAAAGCCTTAAAGAAAAAAGCTATCAATTAATCTGGCAAACAGGAAAATTGGATTACAGCGAATTATCTTCCAGCCTCCAACTTCCAGCTTCCATTCAATTGAAGGAATTCATCAAAGACATGGAAACAGCTTATTCCGCTGCCGATGTCATTGTTTCAAGAGCAGGTGCGATTGCCATTTCAGAGTTGGCGGTAGCACAGAAACCTGTTTTGTTAGTTCCTTTCCCTTTTGCGGCAGAGGATCATCAAACAAAAAATGCGCTGAATTTGGTTGAAAAAAATGCAGCCAAAATGGTAAAAGACTCTGAAATGCAGGAAAAATTCTGGAAGACATTATCAGAGATCTGCGAAAATGAAGATGTAAGAAAAGAAATGTCTGAAAATCTGAAATACTTTGCCAAGCCAAATGCCGCAAAAGAGATTGTAGACGAGATCTTTAAAGTGATAAAATAG
- a CDS encoding FtsW/RodA/SpoVE family cell cycle protein produces the protein MNEQDTEDSRFEFLKGDKVLWMVILVISIFSIFPVYSASSNLEYIVNNGTTTGHVMKHMFFVLLGLAIMRVVGTIKYEYIGKLSSILLGLMIILLVVTMFTGQTIDGASASRWLKIPGTPISFQPSSFAFLMLIIYLCRYLTKKITRERLPIENIMYIFGPILLVFVLVAKDNGSTALMILMVSVVVLVIGQLHWKYIAGFISSSFVAIVFFLLIALNTNMIGGNRVHTWMSRIETFTSSKAKSADVDDESLKAKNYQVMQAKAAIVHGGITGMGPGKSALKQMLPQSASDFIFAVIVEEYGVIGAAFLICLYLIMMIRIVMIASKMPAFFGSLLVLSLGVMIFIQLSVNIAVAINLIPVTGQPLPLISYGGTSMLVTYLQLGIILNISSRIQIYDEEGMGKKQSIAEINDIA, from the coding sequence ATGAACGAACAAGACACAGAAGATAGCAGATTTGAATTCCTAAAGGGCGATAAAGTACTTTGGATGGTCATTCTTGTGATCTCCATTTTCTCTATTTTCCCTGTATATTCTGCAAGTTCGAATCTGGAATATATCGTAAATAACGGAACCACAACAGGTCACGTGATGAAACATATGTTCTTCGTACTTCTTGGTCTGGCAATTATGAGAGTTGTAGGAACAATTAAATACGAATACATCGGAAAACTCAGCAGTATTTTGCTTGGTTTAATGATTATCTTATTGGTTGTCACGATGTTTACTGGACAAACAATCGACGGAGCGAGTGCTTCCAGATGGTTAAAAATTCCGGGAACACCGATATCATTTCAGCCGTCTTCATTTGCTTTTTTAATGTTGATTATTTATTTGTGTAGATATTTAACCAAGAAAATTACACGAGAAAGGCTTCCGATTGAGAACATTATGTACATTTTCGGGCCCATTTTGCTTGTTTTTGTTTTGGTTGCGAAAGATAACGGTTCTACGGCATTAATGATCTTAATGGTTTCCGTAGTTGTTTTGGTTATAGGACAATTACATTGGAAATACATTGCAGGGTTCATTTCCTCATCATTTGTGGCCATTGTTTTCTTTTTATTGATTGCTTTAAATACAAACATGATCGGCGGAAACCGTGTTCACACATGGATGAGCCGTATTGAAACATTTACATCAAGCAAAGCAAAATCAGCTGATGTAGATGATGAAAGTTTAAAGGCAAAAAATTATCAGGTAATGCAAGCGAAAGCCGCCATCGTTCACGGTGGAATTACCGGAATGGGACCAGGGAAAAGTGCATTAAAGCAAATGCTTCCACAGTCTGCATCGGATTTTATTTTTGCTGTAATTGTTGAAGAATATGGAGTTATCGGAGCTGCTTTTCTGATTTGTCTGTATTTAATTATGATGATCCGTATCGTGATGATAGCCAGTAAGATGCCGGCCTTTTTCGGCTCCTTACTCGTCCTAAGTCTCGGGGTGATGATTTTCATACAACTATCTGTAAATATTGCAGTTGCAATTAATCTGATCCCGGTAACAGGACAACCTTTGCCATTAATAAGTTACGGAGGAACATCAATGTTGGTCACTTATTTGCAATTAGGAATTATTTTAAATATAAGCTCAAGAATCCAGATATACGATGAAGAAGGAATGGGCAAAAAACAAAGCATAGCAGAAATAAACGATATCGCGTAA
- the murD gene encoding UDP-N-acetylmuramoyl-L-alanine--D-glutamate ligase encodes MKIVVLGGGESGCGAAYLAKKKGLEVFLSDKGVIKDNYKQFLTENEIEFEEGDHDEERILNADWIVKSPGIPKKAEIINKIHLKGIRLSSEIEFAAEFTNAKIIAITGSNGKTTTTSLIYYILKNDGLNVGLGGNIGYSFAKQVADENHEYYVLEVSSFQLDDIQNFRPYISLLLNLSKDHLDQYNYNYEEYALAKFRIAENQENDNFFIYNKDDEMSKNILEKLEIKAKMIPFSTKESLSEGGFVDNDQIKVKLKDNFSMKLDELSLLGNHNVANSLAASIAGKILEINNESIRNSLMTFQAVEHRLELVTEIDGVKFINDSKATNVNATYYALESMKNPTVWIVGGQDKGNDYSEIEELVKRKVKAIVCLGIDNQKIIDFFKDKKEYIYDTSSMEDAVKISKSLAKNGDTVLLSPCCASFDLFKSYEDRGRQFKEQVLKANS; translated from the coding sequence ATGAAAATAGTTGTTTTAGGAGGAGGAGAAAGCGGATGTGGAGCTGCTTATTTGGCTAAAAAGAAAGGTTTGGAAGTGTTTCTTTCAGACAAAGGAGTCATTAAGGACAACTACAAGCAGTTTCTAACAGAAAATGAAATCGAGTTTGAAGAAGGAGACCACGACGAAGAAAGAATATTAAATGCAGACTGGATAGTAAAAAGCCCGGGAATTCCGAAAAAAGCAGAGATCATCAATAAAATTCATTTGAAAGGAATCAGACTTTCTTCTGAAATTGAGTTTGCTGCGGAGTTTACCAATGCTAAAATCATCGCGATCACAGGAAGCAACGGAAAAACAACTACAACTTCTCTAATCTATTATATCCTGAAAAATGACGGATTAAATGTAGGTCTAGGAGGAAACATCGGGTACAGCTTTGCGAAGCAAGTAGCCGACGAAAATCATGAATATTATGTATTGGAGGTTAGTTCTTTCCAATTAGATGATATTCAAAACTTTAGACCTTATATTTCTTTATTGTTGAATTTATCTAAAGATCATTTGGATCAATACAACTACAACTATGAAGAATATGCATTAGCAAAATTCAGAATAGCTGAAAATCAGGAAAATGACAATTTTTTCATCTACAATAAAGATGACGAAATGAGCAAAAACATTCTTGAAAAATTAGAGATAAAAGCGAAAATGATCCCTTTTTCAACAAAAGAAAGCTTGTCTGAAGGAGGTTTTGTAGACAATGATCAGATAAAAGTAAAATTGAAAGATAATTTCTCAATGAAACTTGATGAATTGTCTTTATTAGGAAATCACAACGTAGCCAACAGCTTAGCAGCATCAATCGCTGGTAAAATATTGGAAATCAATAATGAAAGTATTAGAAATTCACTAATGACTTTCCAGGCAGTTGAACACAGATTAGAGTTGGTAACTGAAATTGATGGTGTAAAATTCATCAACGACAGCAAGGCAACTAATGTTAATGCAACATATTACGCGTTGGAAAGCATGAAAAATCCAACCGTTTGGATTGTTGGTGGACAGGATAAAGGAAACGATTACTCAGAAATTGAGGAATTAGTTAAAAGAAAGGTAAAAGCAATTGTGTGCTTAGGAATTGATAATCAAAAAATTATAGATTTCTTTAAAGACAAGAAAGAATATATTTATGACACTTCAAGTATGGAAGATGCTGTGAAAATTTCAAAATCTTTGGCTAAAAATGGTGATACGGTTCTATTATCTCCATGTTGTGCAAGTTTTGATTTATTCAAAAGCTATGAAGACAGAGGTCGTCAGTTTAAAGAGCAGGTTTTAAAAGCAAACAGCTAA
- the mraY gene encoding phospho-N-acetylmuramoyl-pentapeptide-transferase encodes MLYYLYEYLTDHGIHVPGLGMLKYISFRAGMAVLLSLTIALVYGKRIINYLRAKQMGELVRDLGLDGQKQKEGTPTMGGLIIILATLIPVLLFTRITNVYIVLLIVSVVWMGAIGFLDDYLKKVKKNKDGLSGKFKIVGQVGLGLIVGVTMYFHPDITVKRKYADAKVVNRNNVEQNFMPTEKITVSTVPFAKNNEFDYSGMLFWMNDKDAHEWAWIVFIPIVIFIVTAVSNGANITDGIDGLAAGTSTVILLALAFFTYVSGNIIFADYLNIMFLPNMGETTIFVVAMVGAVIGFFWYNTYPAQVFMGDTGSLMLGGAIAVLAIILRKELMIPVLCGIFLIENISVMLQVVVFKFRKRKYGLEYAQNNRLFKMSPLHHHYQKEGFHESKIVNRMIIIGVMLAIVCLITLKMR; translated from the coding sequence ATGTTATACTATCTATACGAATATCTTACCGACCATGGAATTCACGTCCCGGGACTTGGAATGTTAAAATACATTTCTTTCCGTGCCGGAATGGCTGTTCTGTTGTCTTTAACCATAGCTCTTGTTTACGGAAAAAGAATCATCAACTATCTGAGAGCAAAACAGATGGGGGAATTGGTTCGTGATTTAGGATTAGATGGACAAAAACAAAAAGAAGGAACTCCAACAATGGGAGGTCTTATCATCATTTTGGCAACGTTGATTCCGGTTTTATTATTCACGAGAATTACCAATGTCTATATTGTTCTTTTAATTGTTTCTGTGGTTTGGATGGGCGCAATTGGTTTCTTAGATGATTATTTAAAAAAGGTTAAGAAAAATAAAGATGGTTTAAGTGGAAAATTCAAGATTGTAGGACAGGTCGGATTAGGGCTAATTGTCGGAGTTACAATGTATTTCCACCCCGACATTACGGTTAAAAGAAAATATGCAGATGCAAAAGTAGTGAACAGAAATAATGTAGAGCAAAATTTCATGCCTACAGAAAAAATCACTGTTTCTACAGTTCCTTTTGCTAAAAATAACGAATTCGATTATAGTGGAATGTTGTTTTGGATGAATGACAAAGACGCTCACGAATGGGCATGGATCGTTTTCATCCCGATCGTAATTTTTATTGTAACAGCAGTTTCCAACGGAGCCAATATCACCGATGGAATTGACGGCCTCGCAGCAGGCACAAGTACAGTCATACTGCTTGCATTAGCGTTTTTCACCTACGTTTCCGGGAACATTATTTTTGCAGATTATCTCAACATTATGTTCCTCCCCAACATGGGTGAAACCACCATTTTCGTGGTCGCGATGGTAGGAGCCGTGATCGGATTTTTCTGGTACAACACCTATCCTGCACAGGTTTTTATGGGCGATACAGGAAGTTTGATGCTGGGTGGAGCTATTGCGGTTTTAGCGATCATTTTAAGAAAAGAATTAATGATTCCTGTGCTGTGCGGGATCTTTTTAATAGAAAATATATCTGTGATGCTACAGGTAGTTGTTTTCAAATTTAGAAAAAGAAAATACGGGCTGGAATATGCTCAAAACAATAGATTATTTAAGATGTCACCATTACATCACCATTATCAGAAAGAAGGTTTTCACGAAAGTAAAATCGTGAACAGAATGATAATCATCGGTGTTATGTTAGCAATTGTATGTCTTATCACATTGAAAATGAGATAA
- a CDS encoding UDP-N-acetylmuramoyl-L-alanyl-D-glutamate--2,6-diaminopimelate ligase, whose protein sequence is MQLIELLNRITVLEIHGENTREVSELVFDSRKVTENSLYIAMRGTVVDGHSFIASSIEKGAKTIVCEEFPESLNENITYVKVKDSSKALGHLASNFYGNPSEKLKLIGVTGTNGKTSVSTLLFDVFKNLGYDSALLSTVEIRIGEKIIPATHTTPDVITINKILAQAVEEGCEFAFMEVSSHGISQNRIEGLHFKVAGFTNLTHDHLDYHKTFDEYLKTKKRFFDELQDTAIAITNVDDKNGMVMLQNTKATKKSYALKTMADFHGKSLEIDFNGMLLNFNGKEFWTTLTGRFNVYNLLLVFGIASELGFEQDEILQAISKLKRVSGRFETFKSDGGIFFIVDYAHTPDALENILDSINDIRTKNERLITVFGCGGDRDHSKRPEMGNIASKKSTLAIITSDNPRTEDPTAIIKEIEAGVEPQYFSKYTSIPDRREAIKMAIKFSEPKDIVLVAGKGHETYQEINDVRHHFDDKEVIIELWKLMSK, encoded by the coding sequence ATGCAATTAATTGAATTATTAAACAGAATTACAGTTTTAGAAATTCACGGTGAAAACACTCGTGAGGTTTCGGAATTGGTATTCGACAGCAGAAAGGTTACTGAAAACTCGTTGTACATTGCAATGAGAGGAACGGTTGTGGATGGACATTCATTTATTGCATCTTCAATTGAAAAAGGAGCAAAAACAATTGTTTGCGAAGAGTTCCCTGAAAGTTTGAATGAAAATATCACTTACGTTAAAGTGAAGGATTCTTCTAAAGCTTTAGGTCATTTGGCTTCTAATTTCTACGGAAATCCTTCTGAAAAATTAAAATTAATCGGAGTTACAGGAACAAATGGAAAAACGTCTGTTTCTACCCTGCTTTTTGATGTATTTAAAAATTTAGGTTACGATTCAGCTTTACTTTCCACAGTTGAAATCAGAATTGGAGAAAAAATAATTCCGGCGACACATACAACTCCGGACGTTATTACGATTAATAAAATTTTAGCTCAGGCAGTTGAAGAAGGTTGCGAATTTGCTTTCATGGAAGTAAGTTCACACGGAATTTCCCAAAACAGAATTGAAGGTCTGCATTTTAAAGTTGCAGGATTTACAAACCTTACCCACGATCATTTAGATTATCATAAAACTTTTGACGAGTATTTAAAAACGAAGAAAAGATTTTTTGATGAACTTCAGGATACGGCCATTGCTATCACCAATGTTGATGATAAAAACGGAATGGTTATGCTCCAAAACACAAAGGCTACGAAAAAGTCTTATGCTTTGAAGACAATGGCAGATTTCCATGGAAAATCACTGGAAATTGATTTCAACGGAATGCTGTTGAATTTTAATGGAAAAGAATTTTGGACAACATTAACAGGAAGATTTAATGTTTACAATTTATTGCTGGTTTTCGGAATTGCTTCCGAGCTTGGTTTTGAGCAAGACGAAATTCTACAGGCGATCAGCAAATTAAAAAGAGTTTCCGGAAGATTCGAAACCTTCAAATCAGACGGTGGAATTTTCTTCATTGTAGATTATGCACACACTCCCGATGCTTTAGAAAACATCTTGGACAGCATTAATGATATCAGAACAAAAAATGAAAGACTGATTACAGTTTTCGGTTGCGGGGGCGACAGAGATCACTCCAAAAGACCTGAAATGGGAAATATTGCCAGCAAAAAATCAACGTTGGCGATCATCACTTCAGACAACCCAAGAACAGAAGATCCGACAGCAATTATAAAAGAAATTGAAGCAGGCGTTGAACCCCAATACTTCAGCAAATACACTTCAATTCCGGATAGAAGAGAAGCCATAAAGATGGCAATAAAGTTCTCAGAACCTAAAGATATTGTCTTGGTAGCCGGAAAAGGCCACGAAACGTATCAAGAGATAAATGATGTAAGACATCATTTTGATGACAAAGAAGTAATTATTGAGCTTTGGAAGTTAATGAGTAAGTAA
- a CDS encoding penicillin-binding transpeptidase domain-containing protein: MQKQNEYDNKRKRTLRWGYLFAVVALCVFVMFIARIIILQNTNVQEIKDDYINKNYREATLKAARGNLFASDGSILATTVMRYDIYLDFKTMKDTIYSNNIGALTDSLSKMFGKSRGDFRQKFDEQKKKKNQYYALVKGLDFDEYDRIRNFPIFKKGKNKGGFIVDRNYKRELATSEIGAGTIGIDNGELKAGLEGAFSKYLTGSDGKRLEQRINSSQWKPIDFWKVQEPVDGEDVYTTLDLRIQDIAHSALEKQLVNFEAKHGTVIVMEVQTGKVRALVNLRRTEDGEYEDSYNYALKDNIEPGSTFKTISLLAAMDDGFIDENTTVNVGNGVWVYAKQRISDGHGGGTYDISDVLAKSSNVGTAKLITKYYAAKPQIFLDHLKRWKLFDKMDIELPGITKPKIVTPENKRWNAATLASIAYGYSSNINLLQLTTFYNGVANGGKMLKPLFIDKIMKDGKVMYNAKPEVIVNKMASEKAIKMMTSALTKAVEKGTGKSIFTPNLKMAGKTGTARFEYWLPGPMKYRASFAGFYPADNPKYTCYVMISEPNTAKGFYGATVSAPVFKEIAGKTFLKTPQNVEKEMLVNKKVDLNKMVEPNVKIAVNNKQMPSVVGLIGKNIIPQLENLGYRVDYKGVGRIKEQFPLEGTTISKSQRIYLSLQN, translated from the coding sequence ATGCAAAAGCAAAATGAATACGACAACAAACGTAAAAGAACCTTAAGGTGGGGCTACCTCTTCGCAGTGGTGGCTTTGTGCGTATTTGTAATGTTCATTGCAAGGATCATCATTCTTCAAAACACCAATGTTCAGGAAATTAAAGACGACTACATTAACAAAAATTACCGCGAAGCAACTCTAAAAGCTGCCCGTGGGAATTTATTTGCTTCCGACGGTTCTATTCTTGCGACAACCGTGATGCGTTACGATATTTATCTGGATTTCAAAACGATGAAAGACACGATTTATAGCAACAACATCGGAGCTTTAACGGATTCTTTAAGCAAAATGTTTGGAAAATCGAGAGGTGATTTCAGACAAAAATTCGACGAACAGAAGAAAAAGAAAAATCAATATTACGCTTTAGTTAAAGGTCTGGATTTTGACGAGTACGACAGAATCAGAAACTTTCCGATTTTCAAAAAAGGAAAAAACAAAGGCGGTTTCATCGTTGACAGAAATTATAAAAGAGAATTAGCTACCTCAGAAATCGGTGCCGGAACTATTGGAATTGATAATGGTGAGCTTAAAGCGGGTCTTGAAGGCGCTTTCTCAAAATATCTGACAGGAAGTGACGGGAAAAGATTAGAACAAAGAATCAACTCTTCTCAATGGAAACCAATCGATTTTTGGAAAGTTCAGGAACCTGTTGACGGAGAAGATGTTTATACGACTTTAGACCTTAGAATTCAGGACATTGCGCACTCTGCTTTAGAGAAGCAACTTGTGAATTTCGAAGCAAAACACGGGACTGTAATTGTAATGGAAGTGCAGACTGGTAAAGTTCGCGCCTTGGTTAATTTAAGAAGAACCGAAGATGGAGAATATGAAGATTCTTACAACTATGCTCTAAAAGATAACATCGAACCGGGGTCTACATTCAAAACAATCTCGTTGTTAGCAGCAATGGATGATGGTTTTATTGATGAAAATACAACCGTAAATGTAGGAAACGGAGTTTGGGTATATGCAAAACAAAGAATTTCAGACGGTCACGGTGGCGGAACTTATGACATCAGTGATGTTTTAGCGAAATCAAGCAATGTTGGAACAGCAAAATTAATTACAAAATATTACGCTGCGAAACCACAGATTTTCTTGGATCATCTAAAACGTTGGAAATTATTCGACAAAATGGACATCGAGCTTCCGGGAATCACAAAACCGAAGATCGTAACTCCTGAAAATAAAAGATGGAATGCTGCAACATTAGCTTCAATTGCTTACGGATATTCTTCAAACATCAATTTATTACAATTAACAACTTTTTATAACGGAGTTGCTAACGGAGGTAAAATGCTAAAACCTCTATTCATCGACAAGATCATGAAAGACGGAAAGGTAATGTACAATGCAAAACCCGAAGTTATCGTCAATAAAATGGCTTCAGAAAAAGCTATTAAAATGATGACCAGCGCATTGACCAAAGCGGTTGAGAAAGGAACAGGAAAAAGTATTTTCACGCCCAATTTAAAAATGGCAGGTAAAACAGGAACCGCAAGATTTGAATATTGGTTGCCCGGCCCAATGAAGTACCGTGCATCATTCGCAGGCTTCTATCCGGCTGATAATCCGAAATATACGTGTTATGTGATGATCAGTGAGCCGAATACAGCAAAAGGATTTTACGGAGCAACAGTTTCTGCGCCAGTGTTTAAAGAAATTGCAGGAAAAACTTTCTTAAAAACACCTCAAAACGTTGAAAAAGAAATGCTTGTTAACAAAAAGGTTGACCTTAATAAAATGGTTGAACCTAATGTAAAAATAGCAGTTAATAATAAACAAATGCCAAGTGTAGTCGGATTGATTGGTAAAAACATCATCCCACAATTGGAAAACCTAGGATATCGTGTCGATTATAAAGGAGTTGGACGAATTAAAGAACAGTTCCCACTAGAAGGCACAACAATTAGTAAAAGTCAGAGAATTTATTTGTCTCTACAGAATTAA
- a CDS encoding FtsL-like putative cell division protein — protein MAKRTTTNRPQKRLTFIDIIKGNFLNRDEIKVHYKYFLLLFILMMAMIYSNHLVNKKIKIVNALKEETEEYKSRNAYAQSKLIKVKMESQLGKEVARDSLMTLENHPHKLLIKLDSTDAKAK, from the coding sequence ATGGCAAAAAGAACAACAACAAATCGCCCTCAGAAAAGATTAACTTTTATAGATATTATAAAAGGTAATTTCCTGAATCGTGATGAAATCAAAGTACATTATAAGTATTTTCTCTTGTTGTTTATCTTAATGATGGCAATGATTTACAGTAATCATCTCGTCAATAAGAAAATTAAAATTGTCAACGCCTTAAAAGAAGAAACAGAAGAATACAAATCTCGAAACGCTTACGCACAAAGTAAGCTTATTAAAGTAAAAATGGAATCTCAGTTAGGGAAAGAAGTTGCCCGGGATTCTTTGATGACACTGGAAAACCATCCTCACAAATTATTAATAAAATTGGATAGTACAGATGCAAAAGCAAAATGA
- the rsmH gene encoding 16S rRNA (cytosine(1402)-N(4))-methyltransferase RsmH has translation MYHNPVLLKQSVDDLVTNPDGTYVDCTFGGGGHSKEILSRLSDKGKLYGFDQDLDALKNTIDDPRFTLINQNFRFLENSLLMYGVSQVDGVLADLGVSSHQFDEAERGFSTRSNAPLDMRMNVMQGLDAKRVINDYEEEQLANIFYYYGELRESRKLARDIVHHRKIKTINTTEDLKKLFSFLPPHKINKFYAQLFQAIRIEVNQELEVLKEMLVQAYNVLRPDGRLVVISYHSLEDRLVKRFLKNGMFEGEPTRDIYGNYKKVFELVKSKAIIPDDKEIEENSRARSAKMRTGIKV, from the coding sequence ATGTATCATAACCCCGTTTTGTTGAAGCAAAGTGTTGATGATTTGGTAACGAATCCAGACGGAACATACGTGGACTGTACTTTTGGTGGCGGTGGTCACTCAAAAGAAATACTGAGCAGACTTTCCGATAAAGGAAAACTGTACGGTTTTGACCAAGATTTAGACGCACTTAAAAATACAATTGATGATCCGAGATTCACTTTGATCAATCAGAATTTCAGATTCTTAGAAAACTCCTTATTAATGTATGGAGTTTCTCAGGTTGATGGAGTTCTTGCCGACCTTGGTGTATCTTCTCATCAGTTTGATGAAGCAGAAAGAGGATTTTCCACAAGAAGCAACGCTCCTTTGGACATGAGGATGAATGTAATGCAGGGTCTTGATGCAAAAAGAGTAATCAACGATTACGAAGAAGAGCAGTTGGCTAATATTTTTTATTATTATGGCGAATTAAGAGAATCTAGAAAATTAGCTAGAGACATTGTTCACCACAGAAAAATTAAAACTATCAACACAACGGAAGATTTGAAAAAGCTTTTCAGTTTTCTTCCGCCGCATAAGATCAATAAATTTTATGCACAGCTTTTCCAGGCGATAAGAATTGAAGTAAACCAGGAACTGGAGGTTTTAAAAGAAATGCTTGTTCAGGCATACAATGTTTTAAGACCCGATGGAAGATTGGTCGTAATTTCTTACCACTCTCTGGAAGATCGTTTGGTAAAAAGATTTTTGAAAAACGGAATGTTCGAAGGGGAACCTACAAGAGACATTTACGGAAATTATAAAAAAGTATTTGAATTGGTTAAGAGCAAAGCAATCATTCCTGATGATAAGGAAATTGAAGAAAACTCAAGAGCAAGAAGTGCTAAAATGAGAACAGGAATAAAAGTATAG
- the mraZ gene encoding division/cell wall cluster transcriptional repressor MraZ: MKNFIGTYECKIDDKGRLKVPSSLIKQMEDFDDKAFVVKRSVFQTCLEVYPMNAWDKLMGKINKLNRFIKKNADFIRMFTAGVKTVELDNAGRLQISKDLTHFANLQKDIVITSAGELFEIWDKDAYEKVISTNEEDFASLAEDVMGSLDEE; this comes from the coding sequence ATGAAAAATTTCATTGGAACATATGAGTGTAAAATTGACGACAAAGGCCGTTTAAAAGTTCCTTCATCTCTGATCAAACAGATGGAAGACTTTGATGACAAGGCGTTTGTAGTCAAAAGATCTGTGTTCCAAACTTGCCTAGAAGTTTACCCTATGAATGCTTGGGATAAATTGATGGGCAAGATTAATAAATTAAACAGATTCATTAAAAAGAATGCTGATTTCATTAGAATGTTTACGGCAGGAGTAAAAACTGTAGAATTGGATAATGCCGGTAGATTACAAATTTCAAAAGACCTGACGCATTTCGCAAATCTTCAAAAAGATATTGTGATTACCAGCGCCGGAGAATTATTTGAAATTTGGGACAAAGACGCTTACGAAAAAGTGATCTCTACCAACGAAGAAGATTTTGCCAGCCTTGCCGAAGACGTGATGGGCTCTTTAGATGAAGAATAA